TCTAGAGACCAGatatttttttgaagaaaaagatATCTTATTTGAAAATCTCATAGATGATATGGGCCTTTTTTACACTGGATTTGCtgacaaaagaacttgaattaTTCGATGGAGCGCACAGACAAATGATGTAGAATTATTGATATCTGAATTACACTCTCAATTTACACATATTTACAAGAAAGAAAGACGAAAAATATTGATGCATCTCATGTAAAGATCTTCGTAGGGTTTCTATTGGCTACCCATATCCGGACCGTCTCATCATCACTTGCTGATGCCAACATATGAGGCTTCATCGGGTTCCAGCTGACGCTGTTGACGGTCTTCGAATGACCAGACAGGACTTTGATTGGCATTTCGTGATGTCGCTGCCAAATGTAGATCTGCCAAACATAAGGGAGTTTCAAGGCGTAAGCTCCAGTTGCATCCCATGCACTCTTTCTAATTTACAGTGCCAGtgaatgcaattaaaaaaacatGGTGCATCGCAAGTTTATGATAAGTCAGATACTGTAAAGCAAGTAAACTCGGGGTAAAGAAACTTTCTGTACGCTGAAATCTACAAAAACATCACCCCCCGACCCTCCAGAAAACTAAATTACATGCATATTTGTGTGCATTTGAAGATGTGGCACCATGCAAGTCAGACAAATAATTCATGCATGAAagcattcagaaaaatcattgcCATCAAAGGAAACAACACCTGTGAATCCTCGCTGCCGCTGGCAATAAACAGGCAATTTGATCCACCAAAGCAAGATCGGATTACGTACTTCCCCTGCTTGTGACCCCTAAATTTATCTGGCACATCAGATGTTGCATTGACATTCCACAAATGGATCTCCTCACTGTTCAGGTTGACGATCAAGGACTGTCCATCCCTTGAAAGAGAAAGTGATGTAATCGAATGATCCTCATGTATGAACCGTTCTTTTCCCCTTGGGAAGTCACGTATCCAGATTTCTCTACTGGAACATATACTGATCAAGCAGCACCCGTCAGGTGTCACAGCTAGATCAGAGACCTTTGGcatcctctctccctcccaaaCTTCCAGTTCCTTGCCTTCTAGGTCACATGTGAAGATGCAATTATCTGGCTCGCAGCTGCCACACACTATTTTATCCGAGTTTGGGAACCATGCACATGAGCTGATGATACGATTCACTGGACCAGTAAATGTAAGCTTGCACATGCCAGTTTCGACATCCCATAATTTAAGGGCTTCTCCATTGCCACATGTGAGCAGCATCATGTCATCAGGGCTCCATGCTACAAAGGAGATAGGTTTCATGTGGCCCTCTAGAATGTGCTTCCGCGAGACTGTGTCATCGTCTTTTACCTGAAATTATTGTTTGAAAAATGATAACTGAAATGGATTTTCAAAGCCAACATGCAATGCAGTTGTTCAGAAACCAATGCATTGCCAATTAGACAAAAAGTGCATTCTATAATGATAAGCTTCAGTAAATTGAGATAGATGTTACCAAATTTTTagtaaattaatatatattggtAAAACAATAACATAGTTTTTTACTTCACAGATAGCTGATATCAGTACCCAGTTTATTGAAGATTTGACCTTGTTTCAAGTCATCAAGTTCATACACATCATTGTTAAGTAGCTGTTTCTCATAACTTAACCTACGAGCCATGTATAATCTGAATGGAGCTGGGTATTGGGATAAAATTATGATTCATCAAGGTTTGAGTACTTTCTGTCACCGGCTCTTAACTGATGTCAAAATATTAGGCAGAAAATACTGTTTAGTGCAGGTCAGTGTATAGAAATTTTGAGACACAATAAAAGCATTGATAGATAGTTCCAGATATCGTGTTCCAATAATTAGACAGACCTATCGTGAAAAAATGCTGGCTGAACCAAAAACGTGATCAGCCTTCTAACAATTAATTAGAAAATTAACAACTAAAGATCAAACAATTTGCTTTGTTGAATATCGACCAAAGAAACTAATAGAGAAGCAAAAACATCTGTATAATTGTTTGGCAAATCATCAAGCCAtgggataaattaaaatacaaaataatagtCACACTTCATGAAATAAACACTTTTTTACAAATTTGATAATGTAAGGTCTAGCTTTTTGCTTTCAATTTTGTATCAGTAAatgcaaaaatttcaatagcacacCAACCATGAAACCTTTCTTTTAGTTAGAAAAAGACAATAAATGCAATGAGCAAACATAAGGATACAATTTTGGGATAGGTTCAGACATAAATCAGAAAGGGCCCCCAAAAGAAATCATAGAGAGAAACAAACTGCAGTGTGTTTCTTTTTCCTGCAGAAAAAAACTCCTATCACCTAttgttcaataaaaaaaaaattgttcttGAAAAATCATTATTAGCTAGCTTAATTTACGGCATACATAGTTTAATACAGAATGGTAATGTTAGGATCCCATCCTCCATCCTCCCACCGCCGCTGAACTGGAAAGTATTTTATTCTTATTTGTGATAGAAATGTAAGATTTGGATTGAAGATTTAGTGAAATACTATATTAGAAGATTCAACCATATACAATAAGTGGTTAATCTTGCTGGTGGACACTTGATACAGGTCCTCCTTTTGCTTACATTTAGTAGAGCCTCTCACAATCCTCGGCAAAATAAACTCATTGGATCACTCTCGGAAGCTAGTAAGGGGAAAGGTTGCCACATCACATCCTGTTTTATGAAAAAACAACTCATAGAAACTAATGGTACTCAAAAGAGCATTCCAAGTTGGTCGACCAGCATAAAGCACACAATCGAACACCTCAACAAAAAAGGGGctttataaaaaaagaaaatcacttATTGGAAAATCTCTGAAACCATAAAACCCAGAAGCTTTTATCTCCATATGCATGGTCTGTGGAAATCAGTccagatatatttggactgcAAAATTTGTTGGAGCTCAAACTTATTATCAGATTGAACAGTTGCAAATTATTCAGTGGTTCTATCATGTCACTCATGTGCTTAAAGAAAGACAGTGATAAGTTGAAAAACTATTGCTGTTGGTAGATTCATGTAGCAGCTAATTCTTGTCTTCTTTAAGTAAACTTGAATGAAGGAAACCAGTCACTGTGAAGCCTTTCATGAATAATACGCACCATTGTACTAGTAAGCATCCTTCAGCATCATTTGACATGTTAGTAAGCGTCCATAACATCCTTCAGCATCATACAATGTATTTTATTAGATGCTACCTACTTTGGAACTAATCACCAAGCATTCACCATCATACCATGGAGAAACAGGGTTCCTTCAATTGGATGATCATCAAGTCAACTACCTAGAGCTCGGATGAGAATTAagttttttcaagttatttagaTCTTAACCTTAAATAGTTTCTCTaatccttgaaaatttttcCAAATAATATTCTTGTTGCATTCTTTTCAAGTACCATCTGTTTATATGAAAATTAGTACAATTATGTAACGTTAGTGATGTAAATTATCATACCG
Above is a genomic segment from Phoenix dactylifera cultivar Barhee BC4 chromosome 2, palm_55x_up_171113_PBpolish2nd_filt_p, whole genome shotgun sequence containing:
- the LOC103695548 gene encoding WD repeat-containing protein WDS homolog isoform X2, whose translation is MEGDENSNPRSPLEGESSPRHPNSLNPVPPMLGREGLIDRTQFVRIIIQALYSLGYRKAAAVLELDSGVQLDSPEYTSLLFDIMAGRWDECVATINSIDDLEAEVRARACFLVWKEQFLELLGSGDGLLAAKDVLWKRIAPLDMDRRRVHKLARSLISSEGIVTEENRVSRRIKLLLDLVELLPPWVRVPSGRLEHLVETTVLKQAASCFYHNSPDAVTLYADHECSQEQIPSKCIQVKDDDTVSRKHILEGHMKPISFVAWSPDDMMLLTCGNGEALKLWDVETGMCKLTFTGPVNRIISSCAWFPNSDKIVCGSCEPDNCIFTCDLEGKELEVWEGERMPKVSDLAVTPDGCCLISICSSREIWIRDFPRGKERFIHEDHSITSLSLSRDGQSLIVNLNSEEIHLWNVNATSDVPDKFRGHKQGKYVIRSCFGGSNCLFIASGSEDSQIYIWQRHHEMPIKVLSGHSKTVNSVSWNPMKPHMLASASDDETVRIWVANRNPTKIFT
- the LOC103695548 gene encoding WD repeat-containing protein WDS homolog isoform X1 — encoded protein: MEGDENSNPRSPLEGESSPRHPNSLNPVPPMLGREGLIDRTQFVRIIIQALYSLGYRKAAAVLELDSGVQLDSPEYTSLLFDIMAGRWDECVATINSIDDLEAEVRARACFLVWKEQFLELLGSGDGLLAAKDVLWKRIAPLDMDRRRVHKLARSLISSEGIVTEENRVSRRIKLLLDLVELLPPWVRVPSGRLEHLVETTVLKQAASCFYHNSPDAVTLYADHECSQEQIPSKCIQTLCDHKNEVWFVQFSNNGVYLATSSRDCTAIIWTVKDDDTVSRKHILEGHMKPISFVAWSPDDMMLLTCGNGEALKLWDVETGMCKLTFTGPVNRIISSCAWFPNSDKIVCGSCEPDNCIFTCDLEGKELEVWEGERMPKVSDLAVTPDGCCLISICSSREIWIRDFPRGKERFIHEDHSITSLSLSRDGQSLIVNLNSEEIHLWNVNATSDVPDKFRGHKQGKYVIRSCFGGSNCLFIASGSEDSQIYIWQRHHEMPIKVLSGHSKTVNSVSWNPMKPHMLASASDDETVRIWVANRNPTKIFT